A region from the Vibrio artabrorum genome encodes:
- a CDS encoding LysR family transcriptional regulator, with protein sequence MVDVKSLLKCDMNLLLCLHVLLEERSVSKTAERLFLSQSAVSKQLTKLRSLFDDPLFERESKGLFPTPKATSLAPKIHQILLQVEQLTVPDIFEPKNSERTFNIDLVETAYTAIYPKFMPNALADAPNITVNSTTWSSETFKRLLKREVDFGIGIFELDERASTHIQNIPAELNHVELLQDYSVCLMRNDHPVLQEEWNLQAFLKYRHIQLVTGGVGDWLLLEILQSKQLQINKAANVSDITSAVKLCKQSDLLMCYPYNSVRDYIESGELVMKPIPIELVPGGLFLLWHRYFDSEPSHKWLRDLIIEQTR encoded by the coding sequence ATGGTAGATGTTAAGAGCTTACTCAAATGTGATATGAATTTACTGCTGTGTTTACACGTGTTGCTTGAAGAGCGCAGCGTGAGTAAAACGGCAGAGCGATTGTTCCTTAGCCAGTCCGCGGTGAGTAAACAACTCACTAAGCTGCGTTCTTTGTTTGATGACCCTTTGTTTGAACGTGAGTCAAAAGGCCTGTTTCCAACCCCGAAAGCGACCTCTTTAGCGCCTAAGATTCATCAGATCCTGCTGCAAGTTGAACAGCTAACCGTGCCGGACATCTTTGAGCCGAAAAACAGCGAACGCACTTTTAATATCGATCTTGTCGAAACCGCTTACACCGCTATTTACCCTAAATTTATGCCTAACGCGCTGGCAGATGCGCCGAACATTACGGTAAACAGCACGACTTGGAGTAGCGAAACCTTTAAGCGTTTACTAAAGCGTGAGGTCGATTTCGGGATTGGGATTTTTGAGCTCGATGAAAGGGCGAGTACCCACATTCAAAACATTCCTGCCGAGCTGAACCATGTCGAGTTGCTGCAAGATTACTCAGTGTGTTTAATGCGCAATGATCACCCAGTACTTCAAGAAGAGTGGAACCTGCAAGCCTTCCTTAAATACCGTCATATTCAGTTAGTGACCGGTGGCGTTGGCGACTGGCTGCTACTGGAAATCTTGCAATCCAAACAGCTTCAAATTAACAAAGCCGCCAACGTGTCAGACATCACCAGCGCAGTAAAGCTGTGCAAACAAAGCGATTTGCTGATGTGTTATCCGTACAACTCGGTTCGTGACTATATTGAGAGTGGCGAACTGGTGATGAAGCCGATTCCCATTGAGTTGGTTCCCGGTGGTTTGTTTCTGCTTTGGCACCGTTACTTTGACTCTGAACCAAGCCACAAATGGCTTCGCGACCTGATCATAGAACAGACGCGATAA
- a CDS encoding bifunctional 4-hydroxy-2-oxoglutarate aldolase/2-dehydro-3-deoxy-phosphogluconate aldolase, with protein MSNIKQQLKTLKVIPVIAIDNAEDIIPLGKVLAENGLPAAEITFRSEAAVEAIRLLRESQPDMLIGAGTVLNREQAIAAKEAGATFVVSPGFNPNTVRACQEIGIDIIPGVNNPSTVEAALEMGLTTLKFFPAEASGGINMVKSLLAPYTDIEIMPTGGINPNNIKDYLAIPRVLACGGTWMVDKKLIEEGNWEELAHLTREAVKLVN; from the coding sequence ATGTCTAACATCAAACAACAACTGAAAACACTGAAAGTTATCCCTGTGATCGCTATCGACAACGCTGAAGACATCATCCCTCTGGGAAAAGTGTTAGCTGAAAATGGGTTACCTGCAGCAGAAATTACGTTCCGTTCTGAAGCGGCTGTCGAAGCGATTCGTCTGCTTCGTGAATCACAACCAGATATGTTGATCGGCGCAGGCACAGTACTCAATCGTGAGCAAGCGATCGCGGCTAAAGAAGCGGGCGCTACGTTCGTCGTCTCTCCTGGCTTTAATCCAAACACGGTAAGAGCCTGCCAAGAGATTGGTATCGATATCATTCCTGGGGTCAACAATCCGAGTACAGTAGAAGCGGCATTAGAAATGGGCTTAACCACATTGAAATTCTTTCCAGCTGAAGCATCAGGTGGCATCAACATGGTTAAGTCACTTCTTGCGCCTTACACGGATATTGAGATCATGCCGACAGGTGGCATTAACCCAAACAACATTAAAGACTACCTCGCGATACCTCGAGTACTCGCATGTGGTGGTACTTGGATGGTGGATAAGAAGTTAATTGAAGAAGGCAATTGGGAAGAGCTGGCTCATTTAACTCGTGAAGCCGTTAAGTTAGTCAATTAA
- the add gene encoding adenosine deaminase, with translation MNFLALPKIDLHCHLDGSVRPDTIIDLAKQYGIELPEDREAVVKSLTVPEDCKNLDEYLACFSLPLQVMQTEEAIERISFELYEDAALENVKYLEVRFAPILHVNKGLPLDAIIASAVKGMKRAEEKYNIKGNYIMSVLRMFPKDSIKDVIDAGQPYLGKGVVAFDIAGGEKPGFCAEFPEYTQYAIEKGYRVTVHAGEQWHGQNVYDAVTLLDAERIGHGVHIQGNEDAYNIVKEKQVALETCPTSNVQTKCIHKFSDHPIAEFKKDGIVVTINTDNRTVSNTTMTNEVKRVCETFDLTQEDYAEIYKYSVESAFASDEVKQHLMGFVEQI, from the coding sequence ATGAACTTTCTAGCACTCCCTAAGATTGATCTACACTGCCACCTAGACGGAAGTGTTCGTCCAGACACCATTATTGATCTGGCGAAACAGTACGGAATTGAACTTCCAGAAGATCGTGAAGCGGTAGTAAAGTCTCTAACAGTGCCTGAAGATTGCAAAAACCTTGATGAGTACCTAGCTTGCTTTAGCCTGCCACTGCAAGTGATGCAAACGGAAGAAGCAATTGAGCGTATTTCTTTTGAGCTTTACGAAGACGCAGCACTAGAGAACGTTAAATACCTAGAAGTTCGTTTTGCACCGATTCTTCACGTAAACAAGGGCTTGCCTCTTGATGCGATCATCGCAAGTGCGGTTAAAGGCATGAAGCGTGCAGAAGAGAAATACAACATCAAGGGCAACTACATCATGTCTGTACTGCGTATGTTCCCGAAAGATTCGATCAAAGACGTGATCGACGCAGGCCAACCTTACCTAGGTAAAGGCGTGGTTGCATTTGATATCGCTGGCGGTGAAAAACCGGGCTTCTGTGCAGAATTCCCTGAGTACACGCAATACGCGATCGAAAAAGGCTACCGTGTGACAGTTCACGCTGGTGAGCAATGGCATGGTCAGAACGTTTACGATGCAGTCACACTGCTTGACGCTGAGCGTATCGGCCACGGTGTTCACATCCAAGGTAACGAAGACGCATACAACATCGTAAAAGAGAAGCAGGTTGCGCTTGAAACTTGCCCAACAAGTAACGTGCAAACTAAATGTATTCACAAATTCAGCGACCACCCAATTGCTGAATTCAAGAAAGATGGCATCGTTGTGACTATTAACACAGACAACCGCACTGTGTCGAACACAACCATGACGAACGAAGTGAAGCGTGTATGTGAAACGTTCGATCTAACACAAGAAGACTACGCAGAGATCTACAAGTACTCGGTAGAGAGCGCTTTTGCTTCAGACGAAGTGAAACAGCACCTAATGGGTTTCGTTGAACAAATCTAA